A stretch of Methanosphaerula palustris E1-9c DNA encodes these proteins:
- a CDS encoding ribosome biogenesis/translation initiation ATPase RLI: MRIAIVHRERCHPRKCGTECIHYCPRVRTGDETIIIGESKKAEISEELCVGCGICVKKCPFDALDIISLPEELEVPTHRYGKNGFALYGLPIPVPGKVTGILGANGIGKSTSVKILSGSLQPNMGDLESGASWDEVLKKFAGTELFDYLKMVSEKQIKVSLKPQYIDYIPKVFTGTAEELLRTTDERGKLDQYVSALKLDAILDRKIDELSGGELQRVAIAACLSRVADFYFLDEITPFLDIYQRMVTARLIRDLAVEKPIVIVEHDLAILDMLADTVHVGYGRPSVFGVITRPKGVRIGINQYLDGFLHEENVRFREYAVVFDKRAHSVEAMRNVLFTFPPMTKTYPAFSLGVHGGEVRRGEVLGVVGANGIGKSTFAKLLAGVEEPDGGPNDLKVKVSFKPQYVKGDTDATVELLLRGITKKFDSSYYQHEIVEPLSLNPILQSPVNTLSGGELQRVAIAACLSKDADLYILDEPSAHLDVEQRVKVTRMIKHLAEGRDAGIMVIDHDIYMIDMISERILVFEGEPGRHGEAAGPFDMREGMNRFLQNLGVTFRRDKTGRPRINKPDSFLDREQKTNREYYYYTAEE, translated from the coding sequence ATGCGAATAGCTATAGTACATCGAGAACGCTGCCACCCCCGAAAATGCGGGACAGAATGTATCCATTACTGCCCCCGTGTCCGGACTGGCGACGAAACCATCATCATCGGAGAGAGTAAGAAGGCCGAGATCTCTGAGGAACTCTGTGTCGGATGCGGGATCTGTGTGAAGAAATGCCCGTTCGATGCCCTCGATATCATCTCGTTACCTGAGGAACTCGAGGTGCCGACCCATCGGTATGGCAAGAACGGATTTGCCCTGTACGGGCTTCCCATTCCAGTTCCTGGGAAGGTGACCGGGATCCTCGGAGCCAATGGTATCGGAAAGAGTACCTCGGTGAAGATCCTGAGCGGTTCCCTGCAGCCCAACATGGGGGACCTGGAGAGCGGAGCCTCCTGGGACGAGGTGTTGAAGAAGTTTGCCGGCACCGAACTCTTCGACTATCTGAAGATGGTTTCGGAGAAGCAGATCAAAGTCTCCTTAAAACCGCAGTACATCGATTACATCCCGAAGGTCTTCACCGGCACAGCAGAGGAACTGCTGAGGACCACCGATGAACGCGGAAAACTGGACCAGTATGTCTCGGCTCTGAAGTTGGATGCGATCCTCGACCGGAAGATCGACGAACTCTCTGGCGGGGAACTGCAGCGGGTGGCGATCGCTGCCTGCCTCTCCCGGGTCGCCGACTTCTACTTCCTCGACGAGATCACCCCGTTCCTCGACATCTATCAGCGGATGGTGACGGCCAGGCTGATACGGGATCTTGCGGTGGAGAAACCGATTGTGATCGTCGAGCACGACCTTGCGATCCTCGACATGCTGGCCGACACAGTCCATGTCGGTTACGGCCGGCCATCGGTCTTTGGTGTGATCACCAGGCCCAAGGGGGTCCGGATCGGGATCAACCAGTATCTTGACGGGTTCCTGCACGAGGAGAATGTCAGGTTCCGCGAGTATGCGGTGGTCTTTGACAAGCGGGCCCATTCGGTTGAAGCGATGCGGAACGTCCTCTTCACGTTCCCACCGATGACCAAGACCTATCCTGCCTTCTCGCTCGGTGTGCATGGCGGCGAGGTTCGACGGGGCGAGGTGCTCGGGGTAGTCGGAGCCAACGGTATCGGGAAGAGTACCTTTGCAAAACTGCTGGCCGGGGTCGAAGAGCCTGACGGAGGTCCAAACGATCTGAAGGTGAAGGTCTCGTTCAAACCGCAGTATGTGAAAGGGGACACCGATGCAACGGTCGAGTTACTGCTCAGGGGAATTACGAAGAAGTTCGACAGTTCCTACTACCAGCATGAGATCGTCGAACCGCTCTCCCTGAATCCGATCCTCCAGTCTCCAGTAAACACTCTCTCTGGCGGAGAACTGCAACGGGTGGCGATCGCTGCCTGCCTCTCGAAGGATGCCGACCTCTACATCCTCGACGAGCCGAGCGCCCATCTCGATGTCGAGCAGCGGGTCAAGGTGACCCGGATGATCAAGCACCTGGCCGAAGGGCGGGATGCCGGGATCATGGTGATCGACCATGACATCTATATGATCGACATGATCAGTGAACGGATCCTGGTCTTCGAGGGAGAACCTGGCCGGCATGGGGAGGCCGCAGGGCCGTTCGATATGCGGGAGGGGATGAACCGATTCCTGCAGAACCTCGGGGTCACCTTCCGGCGGGACAAGACTGGCAGGCCCAGGATCAACAAACCTGACTCATTCCTCGATCGTGAGCAGAAGACGAACCGTGAGTATTACTATTATACCGCTGAAGAGTGA